CACGCCGGCATCCACCGGACGTACATCGGAGCGATGGAGCGCGGCGAGGCGAACGTGACGCTTGACCACCTGCAGAGGATCGCGGACGCCCTGAAGGTCGATGTGGCGGAACTGCTCCGGGCAGGTGAGTAGGTTCTTGTAGCGCACGACGGGTCGTTGATCCAGACGGCCTGTGGCGCGCGGGCCCGCGCCTGTGACGCCAATGTGTGGGATGTGGCCGCCGGGCTAGGCCCTGTGATCGACCAGGCACGCGATCTCTGCGGGTTGCCCTTCGAGCCAGAGATATGCCCGGCCGGTGAGGAGTCCCTCCTGGAGGCCAATGACGAGCAGGGGATACTTCTCGTCGATCAATCCCAGGTGACCACCGAGCGTGACCCAGGCGAGCTCGACCTGGCGGTCGGGCAGACGGCCATCCGGCGCGGTGAGCCATTGGCCGGCCCAGTCGACGTCTTCGCTGAGCACGGTGGATACGCCCTGAGTGACGCCCATCAGGAACGGAAGCGAGGGCGTGAGGGGATCAGTGGTGGCGCTTGGTGGTGCCTGACAGGCGGCGAGCGTGACGACGAGGGTGGTGGTCTGACGGATACCGAAGAGCGCACCCCCGGTCCAGCGCCCGCGTATGTCCACTGCCTGAAAGAGGTGTTTCCGGGCCAGCGGCTCGAGGGCTACCGACTTGAGCGCGAGGAACTGGCCGTCCTGCGAGCGGTGGGTATTGGGGAGGCCGAGGTAACGCTGGGTGGCGCGGTGCATGCGTAATTATAGGCATATATGTCTTAGACAGATGTGTCTAAGACATATATGGCGTGGCCGCTGTCTGCGACCTGACCCATCATGAGCGCGATGTCCAGTCCAACGCCTGCCATCCGTCAACGTCTGGCGGACAATATGCGGCGTCTGCGCCAGCAGCGGGAATGGTCACAGGAAGAACTCGCTGCATATTCCGGGATCCATCACACCCAGATCAGCCGGATCGAGCGCATGCAGAACAGCGTCGGTATCGACATGATCGAGAAACTGGCCATGGCCTTCGGCGTAAGCGTTGGCGAACTACTGGACTGAGCTGTTCAATACGTAACGGAGGGCGCACGGACTACGGCAACTGGCCGGGCCCGCTGTTCGAAACTCAGGGCAACAGGGCCGTGACGGGCACGCCGAGCGCTTCCGCGAGCCGGTACACCGTGGAGATCCGCAGGTCCTTCTTGCCGTTTTCGATCATACCGATGTAGGCGCGGTGGATGCCGGCGTTGTGGGCGAAGGTGTCCTGGTTCCAGCCACGGCGGATCCGGGCCTCGCGCACGCGGCGGCCGATCTCCTCAAGCCGGGCCTGTGCGGGATCGGACGCCATCCACGCAGCTTCGCAGTCAGAGTATGAAAAAACGACTACTTATTGATAGTCTTTCTATAAGTAGCAACGTCGACTTCATGCCGCACAAGGAGCTTCATGGCACTGCTGCCTCCACGCCTGACCCACCGGTTCCACCTCGCGAAAAGCAAAGACGCCCCCAGCATGCGTGCGCTCTTCGACCGCCTGCTCGACCGTGGCGGTGAGCAGTTCGACGCTATGCAGCCCTTCGGTGTGATCACACCTCTTGGATTTCAACCTGCATACGACGTCTGGCTCTCCAGACACAAAGGTGAAGTCGTGGCGGCCGGGTGGTACCACCTCCTCAACGACGGCCGGGTGCGCGTCGTGGCCCTGAGTGCTTCGGAGCACGACACGCTGACCGACACCCTGCTCGCGCACTTGGAGGCCGGGCTGCAGGTGATCGCGTATGACGGCCGATTCAAGATCACGGAACTGACGGCGTGGCTCCCGGAGGGCGAGCCGCAGACCCGCCTGGAGCAGACCTATCTCCGCCGCGGGTGGACGTTCGTCGAGCGGCCGTGGACTGCGGGGTTACACCGGGCGACGCTGCGGCGGGACGCACTCCTCACCGTGATCACGCAGGCCCGCGCTGCCGGCATTGACCTCCACTCGATGACCGACGAGGTCACCAATGTCATGGGAACCCTGACCGCGCAACTTGGACCGCTGCATCCCATGTATTCCGCCGAGTCACTGTGGCAGGCATCCGAGCAGGGCCGCGTGGTGGCCGTGAGTGGCATACAGTACATCCCACGGTTCGGGCAGGTGGTCTCCATGGAGCCCGCGTGGTTACGCGAAAGCGCTCAACCGAATGTGATCACGCGGGCGCTGCTGGCCGCCGTCCTGCTGGAAGGAAAAGTGCTTCCAGACCGGCTGGTCGGGACGGGCAGTCGTGCAGCGCTCAACGACTGGTTCGAAGGCACCATCGAAGTGCAGGTCAGGGATGGATACACCCTGACGATTGATCCAGCACGGGAGCCCCTGCCGTGGGAGCTCGGGTTGGGCTTTAACCCTGACCGGGTGTGGCTTGGCCTCCCGGGGTGATCCACGACCGCCACTCTCCGTAGTGCCGGAGGGAAGACTCCAGCGCGCGTGCCCTGCTTGGCACCTTCAGGGCATCCGGCGGGAGGTGGTCGTAGAGGTCCCAGCCTGGCGTCCAGCAGCCCTCACCGATCACCGCTGACGCATGGATGGTGCCGTCCACCAGGCCCTGCATGTCCGTGACGCTGATCTCGACGCCCCGGAAGAACAGGCCGCCTCTGAGCCGTGCGTCGAGGTGCTGGAGCAGCAGCATGACGGAGAGGAGTTCGCCTCTGGACTTACCGTAGTTCCACGGCAGGGGCTCCCAGAGCTGGTAGGACGCCACCTCATAGGAGCCGAGGGCCCGGCGGAGCTTCAGGACGACCGCGATCATCACCCGGGCGTCGTCGGTCGGCCACCAGGACTTGAGGCGGTCCAGGTCGATGCCACGAGCCTTGAGCACATGCACTTCCTTGAGTGTGCCGGCGGCCACGCCACTCATCACGGCTGACCACAGCAGTTGTGGCGCGTTGTGGTACGGATGAGGGGCGGGCACGGGTCTGTCCTCACGGCCAAGGAGGTAGAGCGGATCGACGTCCAGCCACGTGCCGAGAGTTTGAGCCTGGGCGGTCGTCAACGGCCCGGCAAGCGGAAGTGGGCACCCGCAATCCAGCAGCAGCCGTGCGGCGTCCATCTCATGCAGGCTGTGCGCCCGCAGGAGGGACTCCAGCCGCTCTGCGTGAGAACTCAGGGTGTCTCACCTGGGAAGGGCAGACCCAGGGCCTTGGCGATGCCCTTCAGCGCCGTGATGAACGTGGCGGAGGACGTACCCAGCTTGCTGAGGGTCTCCACTGCACGCTGCGCGCGAACAAGGCGGCCTTCCTGCACGCCTTTCTCCAGGCTCTGGAGCGTGTCGTGGGCCTCGTCCTGGTCGTCTTCCGGGAGGGTGGCGATCTGAGCCCGGAGGCCGGTCAGCAGGGCGGTGAGTTCCTCGGCCGCGATGCCACCGCGGTGCTGGACAGTCATGTGGGCATCTGGACCTGTCTGGGTAGCGACTACGCCGACCGGAGCATGGAAGTTCTGGGTGAGCGTGTTGGGCGCAGCCGGACGCCGGCGTGCTTCGGTAGAGCGCATGCCCTCAGAGGTGATGCTGACCAGGAATTCGCCCTCGCCCCGGTCGGCATGCACCGCGAGGTGGGACAGCGCGGCGAGGCGGCGGCAGGCGGCCGAGACGCGCACCAGGGGGAGACTGAGCTCGCGGGCGAGTTCGGGAGTGTCCGCGTGGCCGCCGCCGTGGAGGTGGGCGTGATGGAGGACATCGAGGATGCGGTCGCTGTCGGCAGTCACCTGATCGAGGTCGTCGGGCATGGGTGATGCGAGCGTAGCGCGTGGCTGCCGGTGGGTCGCGCAGCGGTGGACGACTGACGCCAGGCCGGCCTGAGCCTAAGCGTTGGTGATGCGTTGAGTGGACGGCTTCACCCGATAGGCCATGTGATAAATGACGTCTGGAACGAGGAAAAAGCGAACACTCGCTTTTAGTTCAGATAATATCCTATTTCTAAACTAACTGCCTTCGGAGTACCCGCCCGGCTCGGCCCGCGCTCGGGCTGAATTGGTGTCGGCAGGAGAAGAAAAGGGACGAGGAGCGACCTCTGCTGAGGTCGGCCCTCCGCGACGCCAGCGCACCCCAGCCACCCTCAGATGTACGCCACGGCTTCCCAGAGTCCAAGGCTCCGTTCCCCATCCAGTGGATGCGGCACTGCGCCATCTCCAGCCTCGTCTCCGCGCAGGACGCCATTTTGCAGCCCGCGCCCCCACCTCAATTGTTGTGCTATAACATAATGCCTGTCACGATTACGACCGGGAGCTGAGGTGTCCGACCCCGCTCGAGGAGAGATCATGGACCTGCCGACCCAGTTTCAAACGTTTCTGAGCAACATCGAACCGACAGACTACCAGCGCGACGAATTCATCCGCGGCCACCGCACCCTCCGACAGCGGCTGGACGCTGATGCCGACCTCGAGCCTTACATCATCACGCATTTTCTGCAGGGGAGCTACCGCCGCTCAACCGCCATCCGGCCGCGCGCCGGCAAGAAATCCGACGTGGATGTGGTCGTGGTGACCAACCTGAACGAAGCGCATTACACCCCACATGACGCTCTCGAACTCTTTCAACCCTTCATGGAGCGGCACTATCCCGAAAAGTGGAAGTTCAACGGCCGTTCCATCGGCATCGAGCTGTCGTACGTCGAGCTCGACCTGGTCGTGACGAGTGCACCCAGCGCCCGACAGGCAGAGGTTTTTAAGAGCTTCGCCTTCGATATCTTCGAGTCGGAGGAGCAACTGGACAGCGCCCAGGGGGCTGTGGCCTTCAAGTCCTACTTCGCCAAAGCGGCCAGTGAGCCCTGGCGCTCCGAACCGCTGCTCATCCCGGACCGGGACGCGCGCGAGTGGCAGCGGACCCACCCGCTCGAGACCATCCGCTGGACGACCGACAAAAATCAGGCCCTGAACAAGCAGTTCGTGCGGATCGTGAAGGCACTCAAGTGGTGGCGCCGCCAGCACGACGCGCCCAAGTATCCCAAGGGGTACCCCATCGAGCACCTCGTGGGCGACGCCTGTCCAGAACATGTCGGCAGCATCGCGGAGGGCGTGACCCGGACCCTCGAGACCCTCCGCGACGGCCTGTGGAGCTACGCGCAGCGCGGTGAGGTTCCGGTCGTGCCGGCCCGCGGCGTTCCGGAGGTGAACGTCCTCAGCCGCCTCACGCCGGAAGATTTCGTCGCCTTCTTCGACCTGATCGATGACGCCGCCACCACCGCGCGGCAGGCCTACGACGAGCCGAATCCCCACGAGAGCGCCCTGCTCTGGCGGAGTCTGTTCGGCAACCGGTTCCCGTTGCCGCCCGTCAGCGGGGGCACCAACGGCGGCGGCAGCACGACCGGGGGGTTCACCGAACGCACCAGCAGTGGCAGCGGCACCGAGCGGGGCCGCTTTGCCTGACGCCCTCCCAGAGGCGCTCGTCACCGGCACCGAAGCCCTTGAACACATCGAGGGCTTCGTGCCACTGGGGCCCTGGACACCCGACGAGCAGCGGCCCCGCTGGTTCCAGCCCTGCCAGCTCGTGCTCACCGGTGGAAGCGACCTCGTCCCGACGGTCACGCCCTGGTACCTGGTGGTCAGCACCGAGTACCCGGCCGGCCTGATCCGCTTGTACCCCGCCGTGGACGGAGGGCTGAAGGTCACCTTCCCCCACCAGACCGACAACACCCACGGAGACGCAGGCGCGCCATGGCGCCGAGGGCACCCGTGCCTGGACACCCCCCTCAACATCCTCGACCGCGCGGTCTACGACACCGAACCGTATGACGCGGCGGCCCGGCTCGCCTGGCACGTCCACCGCGGACTGGCCTGGCTACACGCGGCCGCACACGGGTCTCTGACCCCGGACGGCGACCCCTACGAATTGCCGCCCCTGCCGGGTGGAGGCAGGCCGGGCCGCCTGCTGGCCTACAACGAGGACGAGACCAGTCTGCAGGCCTGGCTTTCCAAGTCAGCCCGGGCTGGCCTGGTCCAGGTGTCGGACGTCCCCGATGTAAAGGGAGCGCAGTTCGTGCGGGGCTTTGGACAGACGTACCGTCCCACGTGGGGCAGCGCCCTGCAGGCGGTCACTGTCGAGCGGCAGGGCGTGTGGCTCCGGCTCGACCGTGCGCCCGTGGTCCCGCCCTGGCAACTGCCCCAGACCTGGGGAGAATTGCAACTCGCGGTGCAGGCCCAGGGCATCGACCTCTTCGCACGCCTCTGTCCGCATCTCGAAGCGCTCCGCGATGGTCAGGCCCACCTGCTGCTCCTGGGCTGGCCGATGCCGCAAGCCCACGGCGGCCCACTGCGGCAGATGCACTGGCAGGCACTGGACCTCCCCCGCCTCTCACGGGGGAACAGAGTACCGAATGGCTGGCGCCCGGACGCTCGCGGCCGCCTGATGAAAGACCGCCGCGACGCCCTGGCCGACGCATCGCCACTCATCTGGACCGAATCGAGCAACTGGAACGCCGAGGAACTCGGCAGCCGCGGGCGGCTCCCCGACCCAGCACAGCGCGCCCGCATCGCCATCATCGGTGTGGGCGCTCTCGGCAGCGCCGTGGCAGAACAGCTGGCCCGGACGGGCGCCGCCTCGCTCCTCCTCATCGATGGAGACCAGCTCGAGGCCGGGAACCTCGTGCGCCATACGCTTACCCTCGGTGACCTCGAGCACTTCAAGGCGGAACGGCTCGCCCAGCGGCTGAACATGAGTGGACCCCACGTCACCGTGCAGGCCATCAACCGGACCTTCACCCACCACGACGAAGACGCAGTGGCCGCCTTGCGGGAGTGCGACCTGATCGTGGACTGCACGGCCAGCGACAGCCTCCTGATTGAGCTCCGTCGCGTGCGTTGGGGGGATCATCAGGCGTTCGTGTCCCTCTCCCTCGGTCTGCGCGCTCAACGTCTGTACTGCTTTTACGCGCCTGGCCCGATCGTTCCCCTGGAAGACTTCCTTGACCTAGTGGGCGCGGCCGTCGAGGGAGATCTGGCCCGCTTCCCCGCCCATGACATCCCACGAGCGGGCATCGGATGCTGGCACCCCGTGTTTCCAGCCCGCCTCGACGACATCGCCTTGTTCGCGGCGACTGGAGTGAAGTACGTGGAGGCGGCATTGATGCGACGCCTGGAAGCCCTTCAGCTGGAGATCTATGAGCAGGTTCAGGACGGTGACCGCTTCATGGGCATTCGGCGGATCGACGGGGCACGCTTTGACTGACCCCCTGACCTTCCGATCCAGTGACGGACGGTTCGGGCTGACCATCAGCGGCGCCCAGCTGCGGACGCTGCTGCGCCACTGCAGCACGGGCCTGCCGAATGAAACCGGCGGCATCCTCGCCGGCCACTACTCCAGCCGCCGCGACATGGCCCATGTGCGCGCCCTACTGCCCGCCCCTGAGGACTCTGTCGCCGGCCGCTCGACCTTCGAGCGGGGCACGGCGGGAACACGGACGTGGCTCGACCGGTTATGGCGTGAGCGTGGCCTGTACTACCTCGGAGAATGGCATTCGCATCCGCACGCTCCGCCTGATCACAGCCCCCGGGACCAGCAGACCATGCGGAATCCGGGCCTCGTCCACGCCTACGCCTGCCCGGAACCGCTGCTGCTGATCATCGGGGGAGATTTCCACGGCGAGTATCAGATTGCCGCGTCGGTCTTTCATCAAGGACGACCGGCCGTGGAACTGGTGAGAGCGGACGCAACGTTCTCCCGGCCAACAGGGCACGATCGGCATTCGCACGACTGACGACACCGCGACAGGCACACGCCAACGTACCTAGGGATATGCAGTGGCCTGTCGCATGTCCCAGACCGCAGCGATAGTCGTCTGGTCAGCCAGCCACACCTGAAGTGTGAGCTCAGCGTGATGGGCCAGCCCCGACCGTGAACATTCCCAGCCCATCAGACGCACAGCGGCTCGGCTTGCAGCGATGTTTCAATCGTCCCAGACACCTTTCAATTGCTGCAGCAATGTGTCGATAGGTTCGCCGATATAGAGCGATGTGGTCTGCAGGTGCTTGTGACCCAGAAACCTCTGTATTTCCAGAAGGGGTACTCCTTTGATGTACATCTTGGTTGCAACCAGTCGCCTACAATCCTTGGGTGTGAACGTGACCCAATCGGGAAGCATTCTTTGTTCGTACAGATCAGCATGGAACGTGTGCAGCCAACGCAGCAGTTCGGTTCCATAAAAGCCGGATCGGTAGCTGCTCAGTGATTTTTGGAGAATCAACTGAGCATCCTCGACGTATTCTCCCTCGACTACTTCAAAACGGGGCACAGCAGGATAGGAGTCAAGTTCGCCTTGAACCCGCCTCATAATGTGCGAGAGGGTCGCGACCGCCTTTGGGGTCAATTGCACAACCCGGGGTTCATCTGTCTTCCCCGCACGAATCATTAAGCACGGTACCACATTGTTGTTCGTATCGACGATCTTCGAAATATCAGCCTTTTCCAATCTGTACAACTCCCACGGGCGGAGGCCGGTACGCAGGAGCAGATCCATCGACGCCCATATCCAAAATGCGCTGTGCTCCTGGCTGACAGCGTCAATATTTTTTGCTCCAGGATGACCGACTTCAGTTACTTTGACGCTGACGGTTCCATAATTCTCTGTGGAAATCAGCGAGCGAGATGTCGGCACTCGCAAGAACTGCTTGCCATTTGCTTCAAACTGTTCGCCGGGCCCCGCTTGCCTGGCGGCCTCAAGGAGACGCATGGCATTTTCGGAGTTTTTTCTGAGCGTCTCCCAGAAAATGCCGAGGTATTGGAGCTTCTCGGCAGTATCTTTTCTTTTTTTCGCGTTTCCGTCGGAAGTTAATTTCTCTTCACCTTGAATGTCAGCCAGATCGACAGGATTATACGCCGCAAATTTTTCCCAGGTTTCCGGATCCTCGCGGGCACGCTCGTCCAGAAATGCGTAAAACGCTCGTACGGTTGAAAAAACTCCGGCAGCGTTCATCCGTTCCCCGGTATCCGGGTCTACTTTCTTCCGTTTCTTCCATGCATTGGCAATCGACCGGGAGACCTCAAACGTCAGTTGTTCCGGGTGATGATGAAGGATGTCGCGCCAGAACGCTTCCAAAAGAAAGGCGGCCTCCTGCTTGAGAGCCAATGGACTGCACTGCACGCTGCAGTGATCCAGATACGATGCGAAAACAAATCTCTGGTCGGGATCGAGAATAAGATATTTATCCAGCAGCTCTTCAGATTCCAGAGCACCTACGATCTTGGAAGTGCCGCTCGTTGCGAGACCACCCTCAATAATTCTATTGTATCGCAATACATTCCACAGACTAGCGGCCGTGACGAGATAATGAATTCCCAATTTGCGCTTTTCGTCATACTCCTGAAGATCTTCCAGCGTGAACGCCGAAATCCTCTTTCCTGTATGGATAGCAATGAGCGTAGCACACAGCATGGTTCTTAACGTGCTATGTCCTGAAAATTTCATGAGCTTTGCCGTCTCTTTAATCATCCTAAAATCTTCGGTATCAGTTGTCGCCGATAGCTTAAGATGTAGCTTGTTAAAATGTTGGTGATTAAGCCATTCATAGCTAGGGCGCAAAACTCTAAGACATAACAATGGTGAGAGAGCTAGTCTCATTGAGTCAAAGTGTTTTCTGTTTCTAACCGAGGGAGCCTCTCCCCAATTCATGATTGAAGGTTCGCCGTTCAGCCAGCGCTCTTGCCATGTCCGACCACACTGCGTCTCAAGCCAGTCCAGAAGACATTTGGCACCGTAAAAGTAGTCCATTTGCGTCTTCTCTGTATAGCCCTGGAGCTGTGAAAATCCCACGATCTTGCAGATCATATCATCGCGCGTAAAATCATCAGCTGTCACTCCGACCCTCTCTCATTGATGTGTCCAAAAATAGTAGCAAGGTCATCCTGATCATATTCAACCGACTCAACAATAGGAAGCGACGTGTGACTGTCATCATCGAGATGCTTCTGAAGCAAAGAGAAATCTTCAATGCGTCCTGAATCCATGTAGCGCTGTGTTGTAGAGAGATTTGTATGTCTCATCTGGTCTCGAATCGTCAGCAGGGGAATCAAGGGGTTCCGGGCCATTTGGACGGCACACGTCGATCTGAAATCATGCAGGGTAACATTGCTCCCAAAGCGACGGTTCATTCCTTGAATGACGGCCCGGAGGGCAGGATATGTCATGGGTCTCGTGGCGCCCCGCCGCACGACCCAAATGTAATCCCCGGGCCTCAGGCGTTCGCCACGCTCATCCAGATACACTTTCAGGCGCTCGAAAAAGATCCGCGATGCTGCGACTTTCTCTTTGACCGCGCGCCCTTTCGTCTGAAGAAACACGGCCTGTTCCTTCCACAGCACGTCTTCGTACGTTATGGCGATCACTTCTGCTGCCCGTGCGCCAGTGGAATAGAGGCATTCGATCAGCGCACTGTCGCGTGCACATCGCGCCTCCGACCTAAAACGTTTTAACAGGGCCTCGGGAATAGCATGTGCCGAGCGCTGAGGCGGCGAGGGAACAAATGCGGAAATCCGTCTGTACCGGATTTGATTTTTTTCGGGTCGGAACCCGCGGCCGGCGGGGGGAACCGGCGAGGTGGCCGGTCCCCTGCCCTCTGCGATCAGGATCTCGAAGAATCGCCTCAGAACTGAAATCCGAAGGGCGATCGTAGACGCCTGATATCCCTCTGGCAGGTGTTTTTTGCCAGTATGCTCATTTACCGATCCCGGTTTGGGACTCGATGGGGAGCGTTTTGCCCGCTGGGGATTCGCTGCTCCTTGCAACCGGAGAACGTAATTGACGATATTGCTGCGCCGGACGTCCTCCAGCTGCAGTTCCTCTGCCTGTGCGTACCGAAACCAGTCCAGCAATGCGTAGGCATAGGTTCGCACAGTATTCACATTCGTTCGGCCCACCCATATCTCCCGCATGAACAGATTGAATGC
This is a stretch of genomic DNA from Deinococcus metalli. It encodes these proteins:
- a CDS encoding Mov34/MPN/PAD-1 family protein, with the translated sequence MTDPLTFRSSDGRFGLTISGAQLRTLLRHCSTGLPNETGGILAGHYSSRRDMAHVRALLPAPEDSVAGRSTFERGTAGTRTWLDRLWRERGLYYLGEWHSHPHAPPDHSPRDQQTMRNPGLVHAYACPEPLLLIIGGDFHGEYQIAASVFHQGRPAVELVRADATFSRPTGHDRHSHD
- a CDS encoding HesA/MoeB/ThiF family protein, which translates into the protein MPDALPEALVTGTEALEHIEGFVPLGPWTPDEQRPRWFQPCQLVLTGGSDLVPTVTPWYLVVSTEYPAGLIRLYPAVDGGLKVTFPHQTDNTHGDAGAPWRRGHPCLDTPLNILDRAVYDTEPYDAAARLAWHVHRGLAWLHAAAHGSLTPDGDPYELPPLPGGGRPGRLLAYNEDETSLQAWLSKSARAGLVQVSDVPDVKGAQFVRGFGQTYRPTWGSALQAVTVERQGVWLRLDRAPVVPPWQLPQTWGELQLAVQAQGIDLFARLCPHLEALRDGQAHLLLLGWPMPQAHGGPLRQMHWQALDLPRLSRGNRVPNGWRPDARGRLMKDRRDALADASPLIWTESSNWNAEELGSRGRLPDPAQRARIAIIGVGALGSAVAEQLARTGAASLLLIDGDQLEAGNLVRHTLTLGDLEHFKAERLAQRLNMSGPHVTVQAINRTFTHHDEDAVAALRECDLIVDCTASDSLLIELRRVRWGDHQAFVSLSLGLRAQRLYCFYAPGPIVPLEDFLDLVGAAVEGDLARFPAHDIPRAGIGCWHPVFPARLDDIALFAATGVKYVEAALMRRLEALQLEIYEQVQDGDRFMGIRRIDGARFD
- a CDS encoding tyrosine-type recombinase/integrase, which translates into the protein MHPHVSLEYRDAAAPHYYLISDNQSFVDAFNLFMREIWVGRTNVNTVRTYAYALLDWFRYAQAEELQLEDVRRSNIVNYVLRLQGAANPQRAKRSPSSPKPGSVNEHTGKKHLPEGYQASTIALRISVLRRFFEILIAEGRGPATSPVPPAGRGFRPEKNQIRYRRISAFVPSPPQRSAHAIPEALLKRFRSEARCARDSALIECLYSTGARAAEVIAITYEDVLWKEQAVFLQTKGRAVKEKVAASRIFFERLKVYLDERGERLRPGDYIWVVRRGATRPMTYPALRAVIQGMNRRFGSNVTLHDFRSTCAVQMARNPLIPLLTIRDQMRHTNLSTTQRYMDSGRIEDFSLLQKHLDDDSHTSLPIVESVEYDQDDLATIFGHINERGSE
- a CDS encoding helix-turn-helix domain-containing protein — its product is MASAARLRFAAHVRQLRKAASWSQEELGEHAGIHRTYIGAMERGEANVTLDHLQRIADALKVDVAELLRAGE
- a CDS encoding SMODS domain-containing nucleotidyltransferase; translation: MDLPTQFQTFLSNIEPTDYQRDEFIRGHRTLRQRLDADADLEPYIITHFLQGSYRRSTAIRPRAGKKSDVDVVVVTNLNEAHYTPHDALELFQPFMERHYPEKWKFNGRSIGIELSYVELDLVVTSAPSARQAEVFKSFAFDIFESEEQLDSAQGAVAFKSYFAKAASEPWRSEPLLIPDRDAREWQRTHPLETIRWTTDKNQALNKQFVRIVKALKWWRRQHDAPKYPKGYPIEHLVGDACPEHVGSIAEGVTRTLETLRDGLWSYAQRGEVPVVPARGVPEVNVLSRLTPEDFVAFFDLIDDAATTARQAYDEPNPHESALLWRSLFGNRFPLPPVSGGTNGGGSTTGGFTERTSSGSGTERGRFA
- a CDS encoding site-specific integrase encodes the protein MICKIVGFSQLQGYTEKTQMDYFYGAKCLLDWLETQCGRTWQERWLNGEPSIMNWGEAPSVRNRKHFDSMRLALSPLLCLRVLRPSYEWLNHQHFNKLHLKLSATTDTEDFRMIKETAKLMKFSGHSTLRTMLCATLIAIHTGKRISAFTLEDLQEYDEKRKLGIHYLVTAASLWNVLRYNRIIEGGLATSGTSKIVGALESEELLDKYLILDPDQRFVFASYLDHCSVQCSPLALKQEAAFLLEAFWRDILHHHPEQLTFEVSRSIANAWKKRKKVDPDTGERMNAAGVFSTVRAFYAFLDERAREDPETWEKFAAYNPVDLADIQGEEKLTSDGNAKKRKDTAEKLQYLGIFWETLRKNSENAMRLLEAARQAGPGEQFEANGKQFLRVPTSRSLISTENYGTVSVKVTEVGHPGAKNIDAVSQEHSAFWIWASMDLLLRTGLRPWELYRLEKADISKIVDTNNNVVPCLMIRAGKTDEPRVVQLTPKAVATLSHIMRRVQGELDSYPAVPRFEVVEGEYVEDAQLILQKSLSSYRSGFYGTELLRWLHTFHADLYEQRMLPDWVTFTPKDCRRLVATKMYIKGVPLLEIQRFLGHKHLQTTSLYIGEPIDTLLQQLKGVWDD
- a CDS encoding helix-turn-helix transcriptional regulator → MASDPAQARLEEIGRRVREARIRRGWNQDTFAHNAGIHRAYIGMIENGKKDLRISTVYRLAEALGVPVTALLP
- a CDS encoding helix-turn-helix domain-containing protein, which gives rise to MSAMSSPTPAIRQRLADNMRRLRQQREWSQEELAAYSGIHHTQISRIERMQNSVGIDMIEKLAMAFGVSVGELLD